A genomic window from Streptomyces sp. 846.5 includes:
- a CDS encoding cellulase family glycosylhydrolase translates to MASIPPSPVPSSSLPSPPASSPPASSRRRRRRGAAAATALALAAAMLTGGQLSGATRSAAASAALWFDTTTADQVVVATDASGAPVLRDGYGREVVLRGFNVSGESKLAENGYLPFASRADADIAAAAMRKLTGADLIRLVVSWAGAEPTPAGVDTGYLSALTNQIQAFTSRGIRVLIDYHQDLYSRALFNQGSWYTGDGAPAWLIAAGGYPQESCGICVSWGQNYLSNAAVTEALHDFWHNRTLTTSAGAVGVQTAFLNQAQQSLDYLRLHLSASDFAKIVGVDPFNEPSAGSYDSGQTSLTWERDLLWPFYQAFRARMDAAGWQSKTAWVEPLAFWNVNVNVGGTSQPGGFPLVASLGSRYVFNTHYYDAKALSGILMLGKATDGQYSSTFAGFRQRAAALSSPLAVTEFGYPVTGYTSDKGPSVEKATYQALDSTATGAAWWSAAAAGASTGTVVSGTQWQWDIYSGQHHELMNDNPSKVQTSGDAWNGEDFSAVLQGTSGVALRVDQRVVDRVYPRAVAGDAIAFTYEDLSRDGSTTMRWNTVPSTLPNVAALLAGGGPYAVLTWRSGGTGAPTELHLPQAFDPATTTVVSDLGTLRGLPAYTATGQVADHPVAFAPDEAGDGSSRLLLSSSSAAGTLHYALIAASAPDSATQRTAAAQELATWSGTG, encoded by the coding sequence ATGGCATCCATCCCACCCTCGCCCGTCCCCTCCTCCTCCCTCCCGTCCCCGCCCGCGTCTTCCCCGCCCGCGTCGTCGCGGCGCCGGCGTCGGCGCGGGGCCGCTGCCGCGACCGCGCTGGCCCTCGCCGCGGCCATGCTGACCGGAGGTCAGCTCAGCGGCGCCACCCGGAGTGCCGCCGCCTCCGCAGCCCTCTGGTTCGACACCACCACCGCCGACCAGGTGGTCGTCGCCACCGACGCCTCCGGCGCCCCGGTGCTCCGCGACGGCTACGGACGCGAGGTGGTGCTGCGCGGATTCAACGTCTCCGGTGAGTCCAAGCTCGCCGAGAACGGCTACCTCCCCTTCGCCTCCCGCGCCGACGCCGACATCGCGGCGGCCGCGATGCGCAAGCTCACCGGTGCGGACCTGATCCGGCTGGTGGTGTCCTGGGCCGGCGCCGAACCCACCCCGGCCGGGGTCGACACCGGCTACCTCAGCGCCCTCACCAACCAGATCCAGGCCTTCACCTCACGCGGCATCAGGGTCCTCATCGACTACCACCAGGACCTCTACTCCCGCGCGCTGTTCAACCAGGGCAGCTGGTACACCGGCGACGGCGCGCCGGCCTGGCTGATCGCGGCCGGCGGCTACCCGCAGGAGTCCTGCGGGATCTGCGTCAGTTGGGGCCAGAACTACCTCAGCAACGCCGCGGTCACCGAGGCGCTGCACGACTTCTGGCACAACCGGACGCTGACCACCTCGGCCGGCGCCGTGGGCGTGCAGACGGCCTTCCTGAACCAGGCCCAGCAGTCCCTGGACTACCTGCGCCTCCACCTCTCCGCGAGCGACTTCGCGAAGATCGTCGGCGTGGACCCGTTCAACGAGCCCTCGGCCGGCAGCTACGACTCCGGCCAGACCAGCCTGACCTGGGAGCGGGACCTGCTGTGGCCCTTCTACCAGGCCTTCCGGGCCCGGATGGACGCGGCGGGCTGGCAGTCCAAGACGGCCTGGGTCGAGCCGCTGGCCTTCTGGAACGTCAACGTCAACGTCGGCGGCACCTCCCAGCCCGGTGGGTTCCCGCTGGTGGCCTCGCTGGGCAGCCGCTATGTCTTCAACACCCACTACTACGACGCCAAGGCGCTCAGCGGCATCCTGATGCTCGGCAAGGCCACCGACGGGCAGTACAGCTCCACCTTCGCGGGATTCCGGCAGCGGGCCGCGGCGCTCAGCAGCCCGCTCGCCGTCACCGAGTTCGGGTACCCGGTCACCGGCTACACCTCCGACAAGGGGCCGAGCGTGGAGAAGGCGACCTACCAGGCGCTGGACTCCACGGCCACCGGCGCCGCCTGGTGGAGCGCCGCAGCCGCCGGGGCGTCCACCGGCACCGTGGTCTCCGGCACCCAGTGGCAGTGGGACATCTACAGCGGTCAGCACCACGAACTGATGAACGACAATCCCAGCAAGGTGCAGACCAGCGGCGACGCCTGGAACGGCGAGGACTTCTCCGCGGTGCTGCAGGGGACCTCCGGCGTGGCCCTGCGGGTGGACCAGCGCGTGGTCGACCGGGTCTACCCGCGCGCCGTCGCCGGCGACGCGATCGCCTTCACCTACGAGGACCTCTCCCGGGACGGCAGCACCACGATGCGCTGGAACACCGTCCCGAGCACGCTGCCGAACGTCGCCGCGCTGCTCGCCGGCGGCGGTCCGTACGCGGTGCTGACCTGGCGCTCCGGCGGCACCGGCGCCCCGACCGAACTCCACCTGCCCCAGGCCTTCGACCCGGCCACCACCACGGTGGTCTCCGACCTCGGAACCCTCCGCGGCCTCCCCGCCTACACCGCCACCGGCCAGGTCGCCGACCACCCCGTCGCGTTCGCCCCCGACGAGGCCGGCGACGGGTCCAGCCGCCTGCTGCTCTCCAGCAGTTCCGCGGCCGGCACCCTCCACTACGCCCTGATCGCCGCGTCGGCCCCCGACTCGGCGACCCAACGCACCGCCGCCGCCCAGGAACTGGCCACCTGGTCCGGCACCGGCTGA
- a CDS encoding GNAT family N-acetyltransferase, with protein MLEIARSWVEGWTVSRRTPRPVDAPWGLSIAVGLPAQAVRHVLLDADVETIRALVDATTEPATWIKAFLEPEVMRPWFSSEWKPDSPGFLMSVELRPSAARTPDGYSATVETTDGVTYVRILASDGGLAARGQIGLTAASCVFDQIVTEEAHQRLGLGTAVMGTLTNAAVENGVTTGILGASTQGRALYETLGWKVLAPLTGFIHRPVAP; from the coding sequence ATGCTGGAGATCGCGCGCTCGTGGGTCGAGGGATGGACCGTCTCGCGGCGGACGCCGAGACCGGTGGACGCGCCGTGGGGGCTGAGCATCGCGGTCGGGCTGCCGGCCCAGGCGGTCCGCCATGTGCTGCTCGACGCCGACGTCGAGACCATCCGCGCGCTCGTCGACGCGACCACCGAGCCGGCCACCTGGATCAAGGCCTTTCTCGAACCGGAGGTCATGCGGCCCTGGTTCTCGTCCGAGTGGAAGCCGGACAGCCCCGGCTTCCTGATGAGCGTGGAGCTGCGCCCGTCAGCGGCCCGTACGCCTGACGGGTACTCGGCCACCGTGGAGACGACGGACGGTGTCACCTACGTGCGCATCCTGGCCTCCGACGGCGGGCTCGCCGCACGCGGTCAGATCGGCCTGACAGCTGCCTCATGCGTGTTCGACCAGATCGTCACCGAGGAGGCCCACCAGCGCCTCGGCCTCGGGACGGCCGTGATGGGCACGCTCACCAACGCCGCCGTCGAGAACGGTGTGACCACCGGCATCCTCGGCGCGTCCACCCAGGGCCGAGCGCTCTACGAGACGCTCGGCTGGAAGGTTCTCGCGCCGCTGACCGGGTTCATCCACCGGCCCGTCGCCCCCTGA